In Pantoea agglomerans, the genomic stretch GGGCGGTTGCCACTCCTCTACCTCAATCAATACCAGCAGCGCCGCGTCGCCGCCGAACATTTTTGGCGCCTGATGAAACGCCATTACGTAAGGATGCTGCGCCAGCCAGAGCGGCGTCTGCTGCTTGAGAATATGCTTGCCGTGGCCGGTCATCACGCTGGCGCAGAACAGGTGCTCGCGACGACAGGCGGCGATCAGCGCGCCCAGCTCCTGTTTAGCCTGCTGCTGCGTCAAGCCGTGCAGGTCGAGGAAAATCTCCGGCGTATAGTCGCCGCGGCGCAGCTTTTTCAGCTCGTAGTGGCTGACGTCGGCGCGCACGTAGCGCATAGCGCCTTCGGTCGCCAGCAGCGGCTGAAATTCGTCGGAAAAATAGTGGCTGTTGTCCACCTGTTCGGAAATCAACCGCTTCAGCGGCAGCTCGCGGCTTTTTACCACGGGCTTATGCACCACGGTATCCTGCTTTATTTTGCGCGTGCCGCTCATTAGCTGGCGAAA encodes the following:
- the smrB gene encoding endonuclease SmrB; the encoded protein is MSKKTSLNDDDKALFRQLMSGTRKIKQDTVVHKPVVKSRELPLKRLISEQVDNSHYFSDEFQPLLATEGAMRYVRADVSHYELKKLRRGDYTPEIFLDLHGLTQQQAKQELGALIAACRREHLFCASVMTGHGKHILKQQTPLWLAQHPYVMAFHQAPKMFGGDAALLVLIEVEEWQPPELP